DNA from Candidatus Neomarinimicrobiota bacterium:
TATTGGTGTCGTTGGATTAACCATTAAAGGTACTTTGGGACCCCTGGCCAATACGCCTGAACAGATGGAAGCCATTGGCCAGATTGCCTCACGCTGGGGGATTGGCTCCGTAGTACTGCTTTTCGTAATAGGTGCGGTTCTCTTCAAGTTTGTTGATGAAGAAGAAGGTAAACGGGAAGCTGCTTATATTGAGGAGCACTCTGAGTAAACACTCGGTCATTATGTCAAAATTGCCTGCTTGGCAGGAAGCCCTCCCCGAATCGTTACACGATTCACCCTCCCGGAGGGAGGGTGAATTCATGCTGTATAAACAAGCTATGGTTTTGTATGCACCTACCTGGTGGCGCGAACCATCCCCCTTGCAGGGGGATCCGTCCCGCAGGGCGGAGGGGGTTTAAACAGCTAGCCGAAATATTCGGTCATTATGTCCAAATTACCTGCTTGGCGGGAAGCCCTCCCCGAATCGTTACACGATTCGATCCTCCCAGAGGGAGTGTATTTTATCCCACCGTCCAAAAATCTTCTATACCAATAATCTTCCTCCACCACTTATATTCTCACCGAAAGGATTATCAAGTTAATGAAAATATCTGAAATTATACAATTACCAGTTGGCCTGGCCATTCGCTGGGATGATGGGGCAGAAGCACTCATCGATTTCCATAAATTGAGAGATGCCTGCCCCTGTGCCAATTGTTCAGGGGAGAGCGATCTGTTTGGCAACAAAACCTTTGGCATTACCAAGATCAAGAATGAAAAAACATATCAATTGAAATCATTCGATTGGGTGGGACACTATGCCATTCAATTTACCTGGGCGGATGGTCACGATTCAGGGATCTACACTTTGGAGTTATTGAGAAAACTCGGTGAGGAAACTGAAACCAGTTAACCATCATAAAATGAGACCTAATACAATCGCATAGGGAGACGTATGAAAACCATTATCATTATGGCAGTGGTCATCGGAATTGTCTATGTTCTGATCCAGAAAGTTGAAATGAACAAAAAAGAAACCTTCAGGAGAGAAAAATGGTAGTCTGGGTTACAACTGAAACCGTGGCAGGGAAAGAGATCACGGAATCTCTGGGTGTGGCAATGGGCAGTACCATCAGAGCCCGAAACATCGGACGGGATATCATGGCCGGTTTAAGAACCATCGTTGGTGGCGAAGTACCGGAATATACAGAAATGATGGCTCACGCCCGCAATCAAGCCATTGAACGGATGCAGCAAAAAGCTACCGATATGGGAGCAAATGCCGTTGTATGCGTGCGTTTCTCCACGGCTATGATCATGCAGGGGACTGCCGAAGTCATGGCCTTCGGAACTGCGGTAAAGCTCAAGTAAACTAATTTTGGCACCAA
Protein-coding regions in this window:
- a CDS encoding MFS transporter — protein: IGVVGLTIKGTLGPLANTPEQMEAIGQIASRWGIGSVVLLFVIGAVLFKFVDEEEGKREAAYIEEHSE
- a CDS encoding DUF971 domain-containing protein, whose amino-acid sequence is MKISEIIQLPVGLAIRWDDGAEALIDFHKLRDACPCANCSGESDLFGNKTFGITKIKNEKTYQLKSFDWVGHYAIQFTWADGHDSGIYTLELLRKLGEETETS
- a CDS encoding YbjQ family protein; translated protein: MVVWVTTETVAGKEITESLGVAMGSTIRARNIGRDIMAGLRTIVGGEVPEYTEMMAHARNQAIERMQQKATDMGANAVVCVRFSTAMIMQGTAEVMAFGTAVKLK